Part of the Paenibacillus kyungheensis genome, CCTTCCAAAAATCTTTCTTTTTTATTTGTTAACCTACATAAATTCCTTTGATAGCCTATACTTATTTGTTTATATGTTAACATTTCTTATCTATTATTCATTTTTAAGTATCACATTATGATATTACTCCTCATGTCATATATACCTCACACCTAAGTAGCTAACTATAATTTATGCTACTCCTACATTTAGTCAAACTCCTTTTTACCAAATATAGGGTAATGTATAATTATACTTTTATATGAATATTAAGTCTAAAATATAAATTAATTATCTTTCTTGATATTACCTCTGAAAATGTACAAAAAACGATGATTTCATAACGAAAAAAAATTTAAAAATATTTTTTAAAATCTTATTTTTCCGTATGTTTTGATGTTATTTTCATTAGATTTAATCGTGACTATACTATCTTTTTCTGTATCGAGCATTTTATTTTTTTAAAAATATGATGCTGTATAATTTCGCATATACGTTATATTTTGATAGTTATAACGTAAGTATATTTTAATACAGGGCTACAATCTGAGGAGAAAGCTTCTTATCGGATCATAGTTAGACCTAATATATTTGTACATATGATAAAAAGAAGGCTATCTCCTCGAATACATATCGGGAAATAGCCTTCTTTCGCTCTGACTCTATCTATAAGGTTATACTTTTGCTTCATGTACAATAGATAATTTCCACTTACCGTTGACGGAATTTTTGGGTATGTGCACGAGCGTCTTCTACGGTGCGTACACGATTCCGATTCCATTCTAGTAAAATACGATCAATGTATCTGAAATGAAGCTTACCAGCAAATACAGCTTCTTTGAGCGCCATTAGAATCAATTCTTCTGCATACCGATCCTGATCAATCCAACTTGAGATGGTTTCACATTCCATCGGAGATAATGGACGAGCGAATTCTTTTTCAAAAATGATAAAAAGATTACGTTCGTTTTCTGCTTGCTTATCGACTTTGGACATTGGTTTAACCGGTTCTGGTAATACGTCTGAAGAATCGATACGATCTTGCTGCTCTGTCGCCAGTACAGTCCCCAGTTTCTCATACAATCCGCTTAGATCATAACGCTCATAGCGAATCCCTGTTAATGGGTCTTCTTCATCCTCAATCAAAATAAATCCTG contains:
- a CDS encoding DnaD domain-containing protein produces the protein MGGEQWKSWSKGAAFALGLQTANVPYALLKYYQALDLDDAEAMLLIQILSFRQVENNEFPTLEELQWRTGADASLIATRIQKLMKSGFILIEDEEDPLTGIRYERYDLSGLYEKLGTVLATEQQDRIDSSDVLPEPVKPMSKVDKQAENERNLFIIFEKEFARPLSPMECETISSWIDQDRYAEELILMALKEAVFAGKLHFRYIDRILLEWNRNRVRTVEDARAHTQKFRQR